A stretch of Myxococcus hansupus DNA encodes these proteins:
- a CDS encoding 2TM domain-containing protein — protein sequence MATTRQRSAPPSFSQEEAADIIREATTRALSGKDPDRALTREDLLAMARELGVSETAVESVLSSRAGRDKAKRRLRTAYLGLVSHATSYTIVIGGLTLIDLFSGPSWWVQYPAIGWGMGLAFHAMGTVRAAVQQAERHRSE from the coding sequence ATGGCGACCACCCGGCAGCGCAGCGCACCTCCCAGTTTTTCCCAGGAAGAGGCCGCGGACATCATCCGAGAGGCCACGACGCGGGCCCTCTCCGGCAAGGACCCGGACCGCGCGCTCACGCGGGAGGACTTGCTGGCGATGGCCCGGGAGCTGGGCGTGAGCGAGACCGCCGTGGAGAGCGTGCTGTCCTCGCGCGCGGGCCGGGACAAGGCGAAGCGGCGCCTGCGCACGGCCTATCTCGGCCTTGTGTCACACGCGACCAGCTACACCATCGTCATTGGCGGGCTCACCCTCATCGACCTGTTCTCCGGGCCGAGCTGGTGGGTGCAGTACCCCGCCATTGGTTGGGGCATGGGACTGGCGTTCCATGCCATGGGCACGGTGCGCGCGGCCGTTCAGCAGGCCGAGCGGCACCGGTCGGAGTAG
- a CDS encoding PPC domain-containing protein, which translates to MSPASRSVRAPGVLRGTLLWVLVVLSCNTVEVPGDAEACAGLQCTAGTCFSNAGQPMCRCGPWEAAAELTCSVATFRQPDDHGGSPDSATVLTLPMSPREARISEGTRVEMWDRDLFAVTVPERGLYAFSCTRLTLAECRVRLLDAEGRSRHVLAASEGARESWFATLTEGTWYFEVSGGASAGRYNYQLVSLGTDDHGDTFEEATVLEEGSRGPFSVRLSHIFDQDMFVFRSQVGHGYRFICEAPPGPGLWMELGFDDFAFVDQASGATGAPLALSLGATSVHTWRVSIVADSGPFPVEARCRFEDLGRDEHGDTLETATPVTAGVPVGLTLQSRDDVDVFSFAGEAGHVYSVRTDGAGPWSAQVVDGTGANVASSTTDRLRARVGTAGTHYLRIQGGPDWEHTFSLTLVDAGVDDHGDSPQTATVITPGTTVTGRFETPADTDAIAFLAEPGGIYLATYAPSERLSFNPRGVAGSLTLGEGRHLFGGWEAGPVTMMFQPRNDAEGFSLHLEQVAVDDHADHSAEAQQVRLPVDISGVVQTAIDTDVFSVRLEEGRRYRLGLDTGPLAVTLVAPGGGLSRPVSGVLVPVFTGPHLMMLTGASGLAQVPWRVTLQAE; encoded by the coding sequence ATGTCGCCTGCATCGCGTTCCGTCCGTGCCCCCGGGGTGCTCCGGGGGACACTGTTGTGGGTCCTGGTCGTCTTGTCGTGCAACACCGTGGAGGTCCCCGGAGACGCGGAGGCCTGCGCCGGACTGCAATGCACGGCGGGGACCTGCTTCTCCAACGCGGGGCAGCCCATGTGCCGCTGTGGCCCGTGGGAGGCGGCCGCGGAGCTGACGTGCTCCGTCGCCACCTTCCGGCAGCCGGATGACCATGGGGGCTCGCCCGACAGCGCGACGGTGCTGACGCTCCCCATGTCCCCGCGCGAGGCCCGCATCAGTGAGGGCACGCGCGTGGAGATGTGGGACCGCGACCTGTTCGCCGTCACCGTGCCCGAGCGCGGCCTCTATGCCTTTTCATGCACCCGGCTGACGCTGGCGGAATGTCGGGTGCGGCTCCTGGATGCGGAGGGGCGGAGTCGCCACGTGCTCGCCGCCAGCGAAGGGGCTCGGGAGTCGTGGTTCGCGACCCTCACCGAAGGCACCTGGTACTTCGAGGTCTCCGGTGGCGCGTCCGCGGGTCGTTACAACTACCAACTGGTGTCCCTGGGGACGGACGACCACGGGGATACGTTCGAGGAGGCCACGGTGCTGGAGGAGGGCTCTCGTGGCCCGTTCTCCGTGCGGCTCTCCCACATCTTCGACCAGGACATGTTCGTCTTCCGGTCGCAGGTGGGCCATGGCTATCGCTTCATCTGCGAGGCGCCTCCCGGGCCTGGCCTGTGGATGGAGCTGGGGTTCGATGACTTCGCGTTCGTGGACCAGGCCTCTGGCGCGACAGGGGCGCCGCTGGCGCTGAGCCTGGGCGCGACGTCTGTCCATACCTGGCGCGTCAGCATCGTGGCCGACAGCGGCCCGTTCCCGGTGGAGGCTCGCTGCCGTTTCGAGGACCTGGGGCGTGATGAACACGGAGACACGCTGGAGACCGCCACCCCCGTGACGGCGGGCGTGCCCGTGGGCCTCACCCTCCAGTCTCGCGATGACGTGGATGTCTTCTCCTTCGCGGGGGAAGCCGGTCATGTCTACTCGGTGCGGACGGACGGCGCCGGGCCGTGGTCCGCGCAGGTGGTGGATGGGACGGGCGCGAACGTGGCCTCGTCGACGACGGACCGGCTGCGGGCCCGGGTGGGCACCGCGGGCACCCATTACCTTCGCATCCAGGGCGGGCCCGACTGGGAGCACACCTTCTCGCTGACGCTGGTGGATGCCGGGGTGGATGACCACGGGGACTCGCCGCAGACCGCGACCGTCATCACGCCGGGAACCACCGTCACGGGCCGCTTCGAGACACCCGCCGACACGGACGCCATCGCCTTCCTCGCGGAGCCCGGAGGCATCTACCTGGCGACCTATGCGCCGTCCGAACGCCTGTCCTTCAACCCTCGCGGCGTCGCGGGCAGCCTGACCCTGGGCGAGGGCCGCCACCTCTTCGGCGGATGGGAAGCCGGGCCCGTCACGATGATGTTCCAGCCTCGGAACGACGCGGAGGGCTTCTCGTTGCACTTGGAGCAGGTGGCCGTCGATGACCACGCCGACCACAGCGCGGAAGCGCAGCAGGTGAGGTTGCCGGTCGATATCTCCGGCGTGGTGCAGACAGCCATCGACACGGATGTGTTCTCCGTCAGGTTGGAGGAGGGGCGCAGGTATCGACTGGGGCTGGACACCGGTCCGCTGGCCGTGACGCTGGTCGCGCCCGGAGGCGGGTTGTCCAGGCCCGTGTCGGGTGTGCTCGTTCCCGTCTTCACGGGCCCCCACTTGATGATGCTCACGGGGGCCTCGGGGCTGGCGCAGGTCCCGTGGCGCGTCACGCTTCAGGCTGAGTGA
- a CDS encoding trypsin-like serine peptidase, with amino-acid sequence MLRGIRRSMFCALGLMAAACGNEGARTQEEAPVQIVPEAWMGETVGAELPRLEALGDVQLLTDVNAEELFREAAARSPERAASAKTATPERPSTERSFIGIDLKNQKAYRLRTDEANLGRVADELARRGLNGASRGTLDDASAQPVRGEEPATSDTVSGQTWSNGVDTRIRMAISDGYASNSWPYRTIGHLSAGCSGSLVGRRVVVTSAHCVVSANSGWHPIFNTFTARRDGASATWGVQDAIWYWVPEQYINGTCNNAGNCNPHDFAIMVLADNFPNGHPGWMGHWNASTDTLKQWSMYMRGYPGCSGAAAPASCTSRTLYGDVNLCRTGNAYSPDADGWHREIDISCDGSPGQSGSPIYSYDAPVSGPVVVGQYNQYYCTGTGCAGNSFPNTMGHLTPSWNSTISYFKSLYP; translated from the coding sequence ATGCTTCGTGGCATTCGCAGGTCCATGTTCTGTGCACTCGGCTTGATGGCCGCTGCGTGTGGCAACGAAGGCGCCCGCACACAGGAAGAGGCGCCCGTCCAGATCGTCCCGGAAGCCTGGATGGGAGAGACAGTGGGGGCCGAGCTCCCGCGGCTCGAAGCCCTGGGCGACGTCCAACTGCTGACCGACGTGAACGCGGAGGAGCTCTTCCGTGAAGCCGCCGCGCGGTCCCCCGAGCGCGCCGCGAGCGCCAAGACGGCGACGCCGGAGCGGCCCTCGACGGAGCGGAGCTTCATCGGCATCGACCTGAAGAACCAGAAGGCGTACCGCCTGCGCACCGATGAGGCCAACCTGGGCCGCGTGGCGGACGAACTGGCTCGGCGGGGCTTGAATGGCGCGTCCCGAGGCACGCTCGACGATGCCTCCGCGCAGCCCGTGCGTGGCGAGGAGCCCGCGACGTCGGACACCGTCTCCGGGCAGACGTGGAGCAACGGCGTGGACACGCGCATCCGCATGGCCATCTCGGATGGCTACGCCTCGAACTCGTGGCCGTACCGGACCATTGGACATCTGAGCGCTGGGTGCTCGGGCTCGCTCGTGGGACGCCGGGTCGTCGTCACCTCCGCCCACTGTGTCGTCAGCGCGAACAGCGGGTGGCACCCCATCTTCAACACCTTCACGGCGCGGCGGGACGGCGCCTCCGCGACGTGGGGCGTCCAGGACGCCATCTGGTACTGGGTGCCGGAGCAGTACATCAACGGCACCTGCAACAACGCCGGGAACTGCAATCCCCACGACTTCGCCATCATGGTGCTCGCGGACAACTTCCCCAACGGCCACCCGGGCTGGATGGGACACTGGAACGCGTCCACGGACACGCTCAAGCAGTGGAGCATGTACATGCGTGGCTACCCCGGCTGCTCGGGGGCGGCGGCACCCGCGAGCTGCACGTCGCGGACGCTGTATGGCGACGTCAACCTGTGCAGGACGGGCAACGCGTACAGCCCGGACGCGGATGGGTGGCACCGGGAAATCGACATCAGTTGCGATGGCAGCCCGGGCCAGAGTGGCTCGCCCATCTACTCGTATGACGCGCCCGTCTCGGGCCCCGTCGTGGTGGGGCAGTACAACCAGTACTACTGCACGGGGACCGGCTGCGCGGGGAACTCCTTCCCGAACACCATGGGGCACCTGACGCCCTCCTGGAACAGCACCATCAGCTACTTCAAGTCGCTCTATCCGTGA
- a CDS encoding MATE family efflux transporter: MSDTSSAGVESVPAEAGGPPEGGAPGRWASLKEALHGTQKDLTKLPVRHAIFLLAVPMVLEMMMESVFAVVDVFFVGRLGADAVASVGLTESLLTIIYAASAGLSIGATALVSRRIGEGDSERAARTAVQALGLGVVLSIPVSVAGVYFARPLMAMMGGSPWVLEHGIRYTQVMLGGMGSVLLLFLINAIFRGAGDAAIAMRVLWLANAINIVLAPLLIFGVGPFPELGVMGAAVATTFGRSCGVVYQLYRLAKGSGRLRLRREHLRLEPGTMVAMLRMSGAGTVQALVGTTSWVVLARIVATFGSAAVAGYTIALRVVLFALLPSWGLSNAAATLMGQSLGAKKPERGEEAVWTAARINAVFLGTLGLVFFLAAEPVVGIFTQDAAVMREGVMALRILSASFLFYAFGMVLTQAFNGAGDTATPTLLNICCFWALELPLAWVLSGPMGMGPPGAFLAISVAFSVMAVVAVILFRRGTWKHRVV; the protein is encoded by the coding sequence ATGTCTGACACGTCCTCGGCCGGAGTTGAATCCGTGCCGGCGGAGGCAGGAGGTCCACCCGAAGGCGGCGCGCCAGGGCGCTGGGCGTCGTTGAAGGAAGCCCTTCACGGAACGCAGAAGGACCTCACGAAGCTGCCAGTCCGCCACGCCATCTTCCTGCTCGCCGTGCCGATGGTGCTGGAGATGATGATGGAGTCCGTCTTCGCCGTCGTCGACGTGTTCTTCGTCGGGCGGCTGGGAGCGGACGCGGTGGCGTCAGTGGGGCTGACGGAGTCGCTGCTCACCATCATCTACGCGGCGTCCGCGGGGTTGAGCATCGGCGCCACCGCGTTGGTGTCCCGCCGCATCGGTGAAGGGGATTCGGAGCGGGCCGCGCGCACGGCGGTGCAGGCGTTGGGGCTGGGCGTCGTGCTGTCCATCCCGGTGTCGGTGGCGGGCGTCTACTTCGCGCGGCCGCTGATGGCGATGATGGGCGGCTCGCCGTGGGTGTTGGAGCACGGCATCCGCTACACGCAGGTGATGTTGGGCGGCATGGGCAGCGTGCTGCTGCTGTTCCTCATCAACGCCATCTTCCGGGGCGCGGGCGACGCGGCCATCGCCATGCGCGTGTTGTGGCTGGCCAACGCCATCAACATCGTCCTGGCGCCGCTGCTCATCTTCGGCGTGGGGCCCTTCCCGGAGCTGGGCGTCATGGGCGCGGCGGTGGCCACCACCTTCGGGCGGAGCTGCGGCGTGGTGTACCAGCTCTACCGGCTGGCGAAGGGCTCTGGGCGGCTCCGGCTGCGCCGCGAGCATCTGCGCCTGGAGCCCGGCACCATGGTGGCGATGTTGCGGATGTCGGGCGCGGGCACGGTGCAAGCGCTGGTGGGCACCACGAGCTGGGTGGTGCTGGCGCGCATCGTCGCGACGTTCGGCAGCGCGGCGGTGGCGGGCTACACCATCGCGCTGCGCGTGGTGCTGTTCGCGCTGCTGCCATCCTGGGGATTGAGCAACGCGGCGGCCACCCTGATGGGGCAGAGCCTGGGCGCGAAGAAGCCGGAGCGGGGCGAAGAGGCCGTGTGGACGGCGGCCCGCATCAACGCCGTGTTCCTGGGGACGCTGGGGCTGGTGTTCTTCCTGGCCGCCGAGCCGGTGGTGGGCATCTTCACCCAGGACGCCGCGGTGATGCGGGAGGGCGTGATGGCGTTGCGCATCCTGAGCGCCAGCTTCCTGTTCTATGCTTTCGGCATGGTGCTGACGCAGGCGTTCAACGGCGCGGGAGACACCGCCACGCCCACGCTCCTCAACATCTGCTGCTTCTGGGCGCTGGAGCTGCCCCTGGCCTGGGTCCTCTCCGGGCCCATGGGCATGGGACCTCCGGGGGCGTTCCTCGCCATCTCGGTGGCCTTCTCCGTGATGGCGGTGGTGGCGGTCATTCTCTTCCGGCGCGGGACCTGGAAACACCGCGTCGTCTGA
- a CDS encoding ABC transporter permease, giving the protein MSAAAARSWWLGLGAWLVPVLGFSVLPVAALLWRGLGAVEDGGLTWLLAERGALGNTLTIATGAAVLAFVAGTPLALVLFRTDLPLRGAFTVLFTLPSAVPAFIWGMGWLSLASPRAGYLNRLLGADTFDIYGPVGIAFVEGVSGLPLVLLAGAAALRRVDPAMEEAARVCGASTPRVLLTTTLPLALPSLLSGAVMVFLMAASSFGVPYLLGVSASPPTRVLTTRIYELVLMGGDAGLGRAALLAASLLLLAPLAMGVNQMLGRTGRVRLSAGKGLSARPFPLGTARNSVLVAVGLTATVLVLLPLGAIFLTSLQRSFGARLAWSELTLTHWAGVLMEPRTLHATGRSLLLAVGAGTLVCGLGLAAAVLRRGSRRLGAGVEALAVWPYAVPGTVLALALLLVFSRDLRFILMDRVAFVLALAHTPWLLLIAYVAKYLALGARNSEEALAQLDTSLTEAARVSGAGPWRAFVDAPLPLLRPALTAAFVLAFLACATEITMSVLLVPAGTEVLGTLLFELQSYADPAAAAVLACAFVVLVVMGQAMLALLARRPIDRR; this is encoded by the coding sequence ATGAGCGCCGCGGCGGCCAGGTCCTGGTGGCTGGGGCTCGGCGCGTGGCTGGTGCCGGTGCTGGGCTTCTCCGTGCTCCCGGTGGCGGCGCTGCTCTGGCGCGGCCTGGGGGCCGTCGAGGACGGGGGCCTGACGTGGTTGCTCGCGGAGCGGGGCGCGCTGGGCAACACGCTGACCATCGCCACGGGCGCGGCGGTGCTGGCCTTCGTCGCGGGGACACCGCTGGCGCTGGTGCTGTTCCGCACCGACCTGCCCCTGCGCGGCGCCTTCACGGTGCTGTTCACCCTGCCCTCCGCCGTCCCCGCCTTCATCTGGGGCATGGGCTGGCTGTCGCTCGCGAGCCCTCGCGCGGGGTACCTCAACCGGCTGCTGGGCGCGGACACCTTCGACATCTACGGCCCGGTGGGCATCGCGTTCGTGGAAGGTGTGTCGGGGCTTCCCCTGGTGCTGCTCGCGGGCGCGGCGGCCCTGCGACGCGTGGACCCGGCGATGGAGGAGGCCGCGCGCGTGTGTGGCGCATCGACGCCTCGGGTGCTGTTGACCACGACGCTGCCCCTGGCGTTGCCCTCGCTGCTGTCCGGCGCGGTCATGGTGTTCCTCATGGCGGCCTCGTCCTTTGGCGTCCCCTACCTCCTGGGCGTGTCGGCCTCGCCGCCCACGCGGGTGCTCACCACGCGCATCTATGAGCTGGTGTTGATGGGAGGCGACGCGGGACTGGGGCGCGCGGCGCTGCTGGCGGCCTCGCTCCTGCTGCTGGCCCCCTTGGCCATGGGCGTGAACCAGATGCTGGGCCGGACCGGGCGCGTCCGCCTGAGCGCGGGAAAGGGCCTGTCGGCCAGGCCCTTCCCCTTGGGCACCGCGCGAAACAGTGTCCTGGTGGCGGTGGGCCTGACGGCCACGGTGCTGGTGTTGCTGCCCCTGGGCGCCATCTTCCTCACGTCGCTCCAGCGCAGCTTCGGCGCCCGGCTGGCCTGGAGCGAGCTGACGCTGACGCACTGGGCGGGCGTGTTGATGGAGCCCCGCACGTTGCACGCCACCGGGCGCAGCCTCCTGCTCGCGGTGGGGGCGGGCACGCTGGTGTGTGGGCTGGGGCTCGCCGCGGCGGTGCTGCGACGGGGCTCGCGGCGGCTGGGCGCGGGCGTCGAGGCGCTGGCCGTCTGGCCCTACGCGGTGCCGGGAACAGTGCTGGCCCTGGCGCTGCTGCTCGTGTTCTCCCGGGACCTGCGCTTCATCCTGATGGACCGGGTGGCCTTCGTGCTCGCGCTGGCGCACACGCCGTGGCTGCTGCTCATCGCCTATGTGGCGAAGTACCTCGCGCTGGGAGCGCGCAACAGCGAGGAGGCGCTCGCGCAACTGGACACCTCCCTCACGGAGGCGGCGCGCGTCAGCGGCGCGGGGCCCTGGCGGGCGTTCGTGGATGCGCCGTTGCCACTCCTACGGCCCGCGCTCACCGCGGCCTTCGTGCTCGCGTTCCTGGCGTGCGCGACAGAAATCACGATGTCCGTGCTGCTCGTTCCCGCGGGGACCGAGGTGCTGGGCACGCTGCTCTTCGAGCTCCAGAGCTACGCCGACCCCGCCGCCGCCGCGGTGCTGGCCTGCGCCTTCGTCGTGCTGGTGGTGATGGGGCAAGCGATGCTCGCGCTGCTGGCCCGGCGGCCCATCGACAGACGGTGA
- a CDS encoding gamma carbonic anhydrase family protein, translating into MLGTLHLGPGAIIAQGAVVRSHDGAVKLGAGSAVLENSVVIGLPQHPVSVGERTLLDHRSLVLGAEVGALCDVGSGSILMPGARLGARCLLSEGTVIPAGIVVPDDSVVAGRPGRILRRTTADDLERLRKRRGGSLDLPGQPLTAFSARDRAEDAPMGQLYTFRDKHPLVHPTATLFSSAEVTGDVIIGPGCIIGPGVKILGDASGPVRIGAGVQVLANTVLHRLSDHALTLEDGVIIGPGCTVHGSHVGANTVVEPGAILCDGTRLGRGSFVGAGSLVKQGSNFADGAHVDGFPAAQTGTLTSLPPVPRWALRPEDLPGLRRIG; encoded by the coding sequence GTGCTGGGAACTCTCCACCTGGGTCCAGGAGCCATCATCGCGCAAGGCGCGGTGGTGCGCTCCCATGACGGCGCCGTGAAGTTGGGCGCCGGCTCGGCCGTGTTGGAGAACAGTGTCGTTATCGGACTGCCACAGCACCCGGTCTCGGTGGGAGAGCGAACCCTGCTCGACCACCGCAGCCTGGTGCTGGGCGCGGAGGTCGGCGCGCTCTGCGACGTGGGGAGCGGCTCCATCCTCATGCCCGGCGCGCGGCTGGGCGCTCGCTGCCTGCTGAGCGAAGGGACCGTCATTCCCGCGGGCATCGTGGTGCCGGACGACTCCGTCGTCGCGGGACGGCCCGGCCGCATTCTTCGCAGAACCACCGCGGATGACCTGGAACGGCTTCGGAAGCGACGCGGCGGCAGCCTCGACCTTCCTGGCCAACCACTCACCGCTTTCTCCGCGAGAGATCGCGCAGAGGACGCCCCCATGGGACAGCTCTATACGTTTCGCGACAAGCACCCACTGGTGCACCCCACCGCCACCCTCTTCTCCTCGGCCGAGGTGACGGGAGACGTCATCATCGGCCCTGGCTGCATCATCGGGCCCGGGGTCAAAATCCTCGGTGACGCGAGCGGCCCGGTGCGCATCGGCGCGGGTGTTCAGGTGCTGGCCAACACCGTGCTGCACCGGCTGTCGGACCATGCCCTGACGCTGGAGGACGGCGTCATCATTGGCCCGGGCTGCACGGTGCATGGCAGCCACGTGGGCGCGAACACCGTGGTGGAGCCGGGCGCCATCCTCTGCGACGGAACGCGGCTGGGACGCGGCAGCTTCGTGGGCGCGGGCAGCCTGGTGAAGCAGGGCAGCAACTTCGCGGACGGTGCCCACGTGGATGGCTTCCCAGCGGCCCAGACGGGCACGCTGACGTCGCTTCCCCCCGTGCCGCGCTGGGCCCTGCGGCCCGAGGACCTGCCCGGCCTGCGGCGCATTGGTTAG